From a region of the Acanthochromis polyacanthus isolate Apoly-LR-REF ecotype Palm Island chromosome 3, KAUST_Apoly_ChrSc, whole genome shotgun sequence genome:
- the LOC110963302 gene encoding cytochrome P450 4V2: MAALLGSYTVPLLGVSIFIATLTYFTYKQLSGYLQKWFVMKPIPELEGTYPFIGNALQFKSNAGDFFKQIQGFATDFYDKPLFKIWIGMIPFVVLFHSETVETIVSNPAHMEKAHAYNFLHPWLGTGLLTSTGAKWRQRRKMLTPTFHFSILMDFLEVMNEQSEILVGKLEKQAGKGPFNCFSHVTLCALDIICETAMGKKVYAQSNSDSEYVKSIYKMSDIVSSRQRKPWLWSDFVYYYFGEGREHDRNLKILHSFTRKVIDEKAEKMSDIESDSEPEEGMKKRRAFLDMLLKTTDEHGNRMSRQDIQEEVDTFMFEGHDTTAASMNWALHLLGSNPEVQRKVQQELQEVFGSSDRPITMEDLKKLKYLECVIKETLRLFPSVPFFARTIREECHIKGFTIPEGANVTIVTYSLHRDPRYFPEPEQFRPERFFPENSVGRPPYAYIPFSAGLRNCIGQRFAIMEEKVVLASILRNFNVEACQTREELRPVGELILRPEKGIWIKLEKRTPQTSPN; the protein is encoded by the exons ATGGCTGCACTACTTGGTAGCTACACTGTGCCTTTGCTTGGAGTCAGCATCTTCATCGCTACTCTGACCTACTTCACCTACAAGCAGCTGAGCGGATACCTGCAAAAATGGTTTGTGATGAAGCCCATCCCGGAGCTGGAGGGAACGTACCCCTTCATTGGAAACGCACTGCAGTTTAAGAGCAACGCAGGAG aTTTCTTTAAACAAATTCAGGGGTTCGCCACTGATTTCTATGACAAGCCGCTGTTCAAAATCTGGATTGGAATGATCccatttgtggttttgtttcattCTGAAACTGTTGAG aCAATTGTGTCTAACCCCGCTCACATGGAAAAAGCTCATGCCTACAACTTTCTACATCCTTGGCTTGGGACTGGTCTGCTCACCAG CACTGGGGCTAAGTGGCGTCAGCGGAGGAAGATGCTGACGCCGACCTTCCACTTCTCCATCCTGATGGACTTCTTGGAGGTGATGAATGAGCAGTCAGAGATTCTGGTGGGGAAGCTGGAGAAGCAGGCGGGGAAGGGTCCGTTCAACTGCTTCAGCCACGTCACCCTCTGCGCACTAGACATCATCTGTG AAACTGCAATGGGAAAGAAAGTTTATGCGCAAAGTAATTCTGACTCAGAGTACGTTAAGAGTATATACAA AATGAGCGACATTgtcagcagcagacagaggaaACCCTGGTTGTGGTCTGACTTTGTGTACTACTACTTCGGTGAGGGCCGGGAGCATGACAGAAACCTCAAGATCCTCCATTCCTTTACACGCAAA GTGATAGAtgagaaagcagagaaaatgtcTGACATTGAATCAGACAGCGAACCCGAAGAGGGCATGAAGAAACGAAGGGCATTCCTGGACATGCTCTTGAAGACCACAGATGAACATGGTAACAGGATGAGCCGTCAGGACATTCAGGAGGAAGTGGACACCTTCATGTTTGAG GGTCATGATACCACAGCAGCCTCTATGAATTGGGCCCTCCATCTGCTGGGCTCCAACCCTGAGGTGCAACGCAAAGTTCAACAAGAGCTACAGGAGGTGTTCG GTTCATCTGACCGACCTATTACCATGGAGGACCTGAAGAAGCTCAAATATCTGGAATGTGTGATCAAGGAGACTCTGCGGCTGTTTCCCTCTGTGCCTTTCTTCGCTCGCACCATCCGCGAAGAATGCCACATCA AGGGTTTCACGATTCCTGAAGGTGCAAATGTAACCATAGTCACCTACTCTCTCCACCGTGACCCACGATACTTCCCTGAACCGGAGCAGTTCAGGCCTGAGCGGTTTTTCCCTGAGAATTCAGTTGGAAGGCCTCCGTATGCCTACATCCCCTTCTCAGCCGGACTCCGCAACTGTATAG GTCAGCGCTTCGCTATAATGGAGGAAAAGGTGGTTCTGGCATCCATTCTGCGAAACTTCAACGTTGAAGCTTGCCAGACCCGTGAGGAGCTTCGTCCGGTAGGAGAGCTCATCCTACGACCAGAGAAAGGAATCTGGATCAAGCTGGAGAAGAGGACGCCTCAAACTTCACCAAACTAA
- the tlr3 gene encoding toll-like receptor 3, with product MCASRSCHVSWALIMCYLMMGPKHCLASEKQNSCHVLDGQADCSHLSLGEVPLDLPRNIFSLDVSHNRLVRISPASVELYPGLIHLDASYNSISKLDKGVCQTLPLLQTLNLKHNQVHLLKKEDLRHCGNLTWLNMASNRLKLQGETFSALQSLKFLDVSKNQLQSAKLGSEPQLPRMVKLNLGFNDFTVLKRDDFSFLNQSSFLQILNLSSVSLQTFEAGCFKPISGLRTLILDESKMGTLVISKLCSVLSGTAIDVLSLKKMNLITLTNTTFTELKKTNLTFLDLSGNDMRKIEDGSFQWLSRLQTLIMSDNNLKRLTKNTFRGLKSLKKLQLTKALVKHHNSPNPIIEDFSFQPLSALESLILKNTSAQEITENTFTGLTSLTELDMSWSSYASLKIITNKTLISLADSPVRKLNLIGTSLTQIHNGSFSFLRNLTVLLLDHNFIKQNLTGREFEGLDNIQEIYMSYNYQLVNLSSRSFVNVPSLRVLTLGKSLKAEALNQDPSPFRFLTNLNILDLSNNNIANIKENMLEGLMNLKVLKLQHNNLARLWKSANLGGPVFFLKHTPNLINLQLDSNGFDEIPLDALRGLTNLTELSLSNNLLNSLKDAVFDDLTSLRFFRLQKNLITTVRPEVFKIPMSNLTVLVMDKNPFDCTCESILWFTTWLNKTNTTSVPGLKDEYMCNTPLAYFNRSIMDFSPLSCKDMTPFQALFILSSTAVISLIVTALLVRFHGWRIQFYWIILINRTLGYSDATVEEGREFEYDAYVIHSEPDTSWVERRLVPLENERCRFCLEDRDSIIGMSQLESIVDNMKKSRKILFVVTESLLKDPWCRRFKVYQALHQVIEASRDSVVLVFLQDVHDYRLSRSLFLRRGMLRSCCVLDWPVHKERIPAFHQKLLIALGMTNRLQE from the exons ATGTGTGCCTCTCGTTCCTGTCATGTATCGTGGGCCCTCATCATGTGTTATTTGATGATGGGACCGAAACACTGCCTGGCCTCTGAGAAGCAAAACTCCTGCCATGTGCTAGACGGCCAAGCTGACTGCAGTCACCTCAGCCTCGGTGAGGTTCCTCTAGATCTTCCCAGGAACATCTTCAGCTTGGACGTATCTCACAACAGATTGGTGAGAATTTCCCCTGCGTCAGTAGAGCTGTACCCGGGCCTCATCCACCTCGACGCCAGCTACAACAGCATCTCCAAGCTGGACAAGGGTGTGTGCCAGACgctgcctctgctgcagacaCTGAACCTGAAACATAACCAAGTGCATTTGCTGAAGAAAGAGGATCTGAGACATTGCGGCAATCTAACATGGCTGAATATGGCCAGCAACAGGCTAAAGCTACAAGGAGAGACGTTCTCTGCACTGCAG AGCCTGAAATTTCTGGATGTTTCCAAAAATCAACTGCAGTCAGCCAAGCTCGGCTCGGAGCCTCAACTGCCCCGAATGGTGAAGCTCAATCTGGGATTCAACGACTTCACCGTTCTGAAGAGAGATGACTTTTCCTTTCTCAACCAATCGTCATTCCTACAGATCCTCAACCTGTCCTCAGTGTCACTACAAACA ttcgAGGCCGGTTGCTTTAAACCCATCTCAGGCCTTCGTACTTTAATCCTGGATGAGAGCAAAATGGGCACTCTGGTCATTTCCAAACTCTGCTCTGTGCTGTCTGGGACCGCCATTGATGTCCTGTCCCTGAAGAAGATGAACCTGATCACACTGACAAACACAACCTTCAcagaactgaagaaaacaaacctAACCTTCCTGGATCTGTCTGGTAATGACATGAGAAAAATTGAAGACGGCTCATTCCAGTGGCTGTCAAGACTTCAGACTCTCATTATGTCAGACAACAACCTCAAGCGTTTGACCAAGAACACCTTTCGGGGgctcaaaagtttaaaaaaactccAACTGACGAAAGCGCTGGTGAAACATCACAACTCCCCAAACCCCATTATTGAGGATTTCTCTTTCCAACCATTAAGTGCTCTGGAAAGTTTGATATTAAAAAACACTTCGGCTCAGGAGATCACAGAGAACACCTTTACAGGCCTGACAAGTCTTACAGAACTCGATATGAGCTGGAGTAGTTATGCCTCACTCAAAATCATTACCAATAAGACCTTAATCTCACTTGCAGATTCACCAGTTAGGAAGCTAAATCTGATAGGAACATCTTTAACCCAAATTCATAACGGAAGCTTCTCTTTTTTGAGAAACCTCACAGTTCTTCTTTTAGATCACAACTTTATCAAGCAAAATCTCACTGGCAGAGAATTTGAAGGCCTAGATAACATTCAGGAGATTTACATGAGCTACAACTACCAGTTGGTTAACTTGAGCTCCAGATCTTTTGTTAACGTGCCCAGTCTTAGAGTCCTGACTTTGGGAAAAAGTCTTAAAGCTGAAGCTTTGAACCAGGATCCGTCTCCGTTCAGGTTCCTGACCAACCTTAACATCTTGGATCTGAGCAACAACAATATTGCTAACATCAAAGAAAACATGCTGGAGGGGCTCATGAACCTGAAGGTACTGAAACTGCAACACAACAACTTAGCCCGCTTGTGGAAGAGTGCCAACCTCGGTGGTCCGGTGTTTTTTCTCAAACATACGCCGAACCTGATAAACTTGCAGCTGGATTCTAACGGATTTGATGAGATTCCTCTCGACGCTCTCAGAGGTTTGACGAACCTCACTGAGCTCAGCCTCAGTAACAATCTCTTAAACAGCCTGAAGGACGCCGTGTTTGATGATCTGACCTCACTGCGGTTTTTTCGTTTGCAGAAGAACCTGATAACAACTGTGAGGCCTGAAGTTTTCAAAATCCCTATGAGCAACCTCACCGTGCTCGTCATGGACAAAAATCCATTTGATTGCACATGTGAAAGCATCCTGTGGTTCACAACATGGTTGAATAAAACAAATACGACCAGTGTTCCAGGGCTCAAGGACGAGTATATGTGCAACACCCCGCTAGCTTACTTTAACCGCTCCATCATGGATTTTTCCCCGCTCTCTTGCAAAGACATGACCCCATTTCAGGCTCTTTTCATACTGAGCAGCACTGCTGTCATCTCGCTAATTGTGACGGCACTTCTGGTGCGCTTCCATGGCTGGAGGATTCAATTCTATTGGATTATACTGATCAATCGCACATTAGGGTATAGTGACGCCACAGTTGAAGAGGGCAGAGAATTTGAGTATGATGCTTACGTCATTCATTCAGAACCGGACACCAGCTGGGTGGAGAGAAGACTGGTCCCTCTGGAGAATGAAAGATGCCGGTTTTGTTTGGAGGACCGAGATTCAATTATTGGCATGTCGCAACTCGAATCCATTGTGGATAATATGAAGAAGTCCAGAAAAATCTTATTTGTCGTCACTGAAAGTCTTCTCAAAGATCCCTGGTGCAGACG GTTTAAAGTCTACCAGGCCCTTCACCAGGTCATCGAAGCCAGTAGGGACTCGGTTGTTCTGGTCTTTCTGCAGGACGTCCATGACTACAGGTTATCTCGCTCCCTGTTCCTGCGCAGAGGCATGTTGCGTTCATGTTGCGTCCTGGACTGGCCCGTCCACAAGGAGAGAATTCCGGCCTTTCATCAGAAGCTCCTCATTGCACTCGGCATGACAAATCGACTGCAGGAGTGA